A single window of Bos javanicus breed banteng chromosome 19, ARS-OSU_banteng_1.0, whole genome shotgun sequence DNA harbors:
- the LOC133233071 gene encoding DET1- and DDB1-associated protein 1-like — protein MKQKMADFLKGLPVDNKSNFSSFHANCLSKASNRRPPVYLPTQEYPSEQIIVTEKTNILLRYLQQQRDKKNAAEKTDQEQVNLEAESWASPCKIPRIYSQDWDD, from the coding sequence ATGAAACAGAAGATGGCTGATTTCTTGAAAGGGCTGCCTGTCGACAACAAAAGCAATTTTAGTAGCTTCCATGCCAACTGTCTAAGCAAAGCCTCGAACCGACGTCCACCAGTCTACCTGCCCACTCAGGAGTACCCGTCTGAACAGATAATTgtgacagaaaaaacaaacattctTTTGCGCTACCTACAACAGCAACGAGACAAAAAGAATGCCGCCGAAAAGACAGACCAGGAGCAAGTGAACCTCGAGGCTGAGAGCTGGGCGTCCCCGTGCAAGATCCCACGGATCTACAGCCAGGACTGGGACGACTGA